The genomic segment CTAGATTTTTTTAAATCTGTTATTCTTTGAATCATTCTTGGCATTCCACCAACGTTGACAGTGACTTTTTTCCCATTAAGAACTAAGTCCATTTTTTCTTCTTCAAGATGTGAATGGTGATCGTTAATGTGGATTAAATTTAATTCCAGTGTTTTAGCTGAAAGTCTGTTTTTTGAAGCCGTTTTTTTTCTAGTTGCTCCCATAGCTGATATGCTTATAGCCGCCGCTAACCCTAATAAAATTAATTTTTTCATGTTTCCTCCTTATAAGTTTTTATTTTTTCAATATGATTATATCCTAACTTTTTTAAAAATCAAGAATAATTTAATATTTTTCAAATATACTTAAACTTCTTTAAAATCAAATCATTAAAAATTAAAGAGACTTAAAATTTGAGTAAATCATAACTTTTAAATTCTGTTTTAAAGTAGTTTTATTGTAATTTATTTATCCAAACGATTTTCTTTTATTAAATCAAAATATTTATTTAATGACGGGGAACCAAAGTTATTTAACCATTCCTGTTTTGGAATTGTGCAGTATTTGGAATAATATTTTGTGGTAACATTTACGGGATTTTTTTCATTCCCGAATAATCCTTCCTCCTGTATTATTCTTCCATAAGTGCTTAAAGAAGAATTAAATGTATCTATCATTTCCATATTTTTGTTATCTTCGTGAAATGAACGGAGTAAAACCTGCTTTATAATAAATCTGCATCGAAAGTCTCCCGGGAATATTTCCTGCACGTTTTTAAAAGTATCATCAAATTTCTTATCTTTAAAGGGATCTTTTATATTTCCAAACGAAATTATATTCATCATCAAAAATAAATATATTGCCACTTTTTTCATAATAACCATCCTTTCTTTTTTTCTATCATCCCACATTTATTCTAAAAACTATACTCAAATCGTCTAAAAATAAAATTTTATATAACATATTCATAACTTTTGAGTTTGATTTTAAAATGATATCACTATATTATAACCTGATTTTAAAAAAATGCACATTAATTTTTTTAAATTTTAAAACTATATTTAAAATATAATTTAAAGTATACGTTTCAAAGCAGGAATGTTTTTTTAGTTTAATAATTTTAAAATGGCAAAAAACAGCATAAAATAATTTAAAATTTAAAATATTTTATTATTTTTATGAAATATTTGCAAAAAAATGCAAAAAAACGCTTGACTTTATAAAAATTAAAGTTATAATATTAAAGAGGAACAATATGAAACTAAGTGAAATCAAAAATAATACTTAGTTAGAAAATAAAGATTAAATTAGAAATAAAATCAAATTGTTTTAAAATATAGCAATTCCAGTTTAAAATGAGAGTAGAAGGTTAGGCTGTATCTGTAATCAATCCATTGATTTTTACATATTTTTACTCCAATTTTTTAGTGGATTGACTATAAATATAAAATTTTAATTGTGCAGCTCAAAATACAGGAGTTGACTAATTTTTAAAAATTGAATTTTAGGACAGTTTGAAAAAATTTAATATTATAATTTTATTTGGAGGATGTTATGAAAAAAAACAAAAAAGAAAATCAGATTTTTCTTACATTGCAGACAATAGGAAGGGCGTTCTTCCTGCCAGTTTCGATTTTACCAGTTGCCGGATTGTTATTAGGTTTAGGGGCTTCGTTTACAAATCCTAAGACAATAGCGTTTTATCATTTAGATGGATTGCTTGCACAAGGGACACCTATGAATTATGTCCTTACTGTAATGAATAACGTTGGACTTGCAGTATTTGCCAATTTGCCTTTGATATTTGCGATGGCAGTAGCGTTGGGAATGGCGAAAAAGGAAAAAGGGGTTGCGGTGCTGTCCTCTGGACTTTCATTTATAATAATGCACACAACTATTAAAACATTATTGGTATTTAGCGGAAAAATTTTACCTGACGGGACTGTTTCGGAAAAAGTGCTGGATGGTGCGATAAGTTCCGTGCTTGGGATACAAACGCTTGAGATGGGAGTGTTTGGGGGAATTGTAGTAGGACTTGGAGTTGCATTTTTGCATAATAGATTTTATAAGACAAAACTTCCTGCAGCAATATCATTTTTTTCAGGAGTTAGATTTGTACCAATTATATGTACGTTTGCTTATATTGTTGTAGGATTCATTTCCTTTGCAATTTGGCCAGTTATTCAACAGGGAATATTCTCAATTGGAAGAGTTGTAACAGGTTCGGGGGATATTGGAATATTTATTTTTGGATTTATGGAAAGAATATTGATACCTTTTGGACTTCATCACATCTGGTACATTCCATTCTGGCAAACAGGACTGGGTGGAAGTGCAATGATAGATGGAACAATGGTTTCAGGGGCACAAAACATATTCTTTGCAGAATTAGTATCGCCAAACACTACACGTTTTAGCATAGATGCGGCTAAATTTATGACAGGGAAATATTCATTTATGATGGGTGGACTTCCAGGAGCAGCTCTTGCAATGTATCATTGTGCAAAACCAAATAAAAAGAAAATAGTTGGAGGATTGTTACTTTCAGCGGCTTTAACAAGTTTTCTTACAGGGATTACAGAGCCTATTGAATTTACATTCTTATTCGTAGCACCTTTCGTATTTGTTGTTCACTGTATTTTTGCAGGAATTTCATTTGCACTTATGAGAATACTTGATATAGCAATAGGAACAACGTTTTCATGCGGATTAATAGACTTCACATTATATGGAATTTTGCCGGGAAGTTCAAAAACACACTGGGTTAGATTATTGCCGATATTTGTAATATATTTTGTACTTTACTATTTCTTCTTTAAATTTGTTATACAAAAATGGAATTTAAAAACTCCAGGAAGAGAAGACGATGATGAAGATACGAAATTATATACAAAAGATGACTATAACACTATGAGAGATAGTAGAAAACAAGGAGCAATAACAGAAGATACAGTTTCACAGGCAATTATAGATGGACTTGGAGGACTTGATAATTTTGGTGATGTTACGTGCTGTGCAACTAGACTTAGAATGCGTGTAAATAATATGGATTTAGTAAATGAGGCAGCATTAAAACGTACAGGAGCAATGGGAGTTATCAAAAAAGGAAGTGGAATTCAAGTTGTATACGGGCCTACTGTGTCAGTTATTAAAAGTAACTTGACAGAATATATCGAAAAAATAAAAGAACACGGCATGGAAGCCTCATTTGCAGAAGAAAAACCAGGAAGAAATATAGATTTGAATGTTTTGAACTTGAGTGAAGAGGGCGTAAATGAAAATTATGAGTCCCTTGAGGCAATAAATCAGATAATTGCTCCGTATAAAGGTAAAATTTACGATATTGAAAACATTGGTGACAAAATATTTAATACAAAGGTTCTTGGAGATGGTTTTGCAATAGAAATTGAAGGCGATAAAATAATCGCTCCAACTGATGGAACAGTAGTAAATGTTTATACAACAGAACATGCCTTTATTATTCAGGACAAGTTTGGACATAATATTCTGATACACGTTGGACTTGGAACAGCGGGATTAAATGGAGAAGGTATAAAATTGTTTAAGAAAATAGGTGATACAGTCAGAAAAGGTGAAAAAATTGGAACATTGGACAGAAATGCAATAACAAAAGCAGGAATTTCGTTAATTTCACCTGTAACTTTCTTAAATGTAGACAAGGCAAAATATGGTATAAAAGTTGAAAAAACTGGAAATGTGGAAGCTGGGGAAGAAACAATTATATTTATAACAAAAAAATAATTAACATAATAAAGCCTCTATAATTATATAGGGGTTTTTATATACATTATTAAATTAAAATATATAATAATTTTAATAGATATTAATTAGAATTTATAAAAAGTTTTTCTTGAAAATTTTTCTAATATTCGATAGAATAAAAAAATAATATAAAGATTGGATATGATAAAAATGCTTAAAAATGAAAGACAGGATATAATTTTAATGAAACTTAATAATAAAGGTAAAGTTGTAGTCGGAGAACTTGCGATTGATTTGTCCGTTTCTGAAGATACGATAAGAAGAGATCTCGCTGAAATGGATACAAAGGGACTTCTAAAAAGAGTTTTTGGTGGGGCATTGCCTTTAAACAGATATGCTTTAAATTATACGGAAAGACAGAATTTTGAGCCTGAACTAAAATACGAACTGGCATTAAAAGGTGTAAATTTACTAAAGGATGGGCAGTTAGTTGCGATAGACGGAAGTACAACAAATCTTCAATTAGCAAAAGCTATTCCAGTTAATTTGTCACTAACAGTAATTACAAATAGCCTAGCTATAGCAAGTGAGCTTTGTAATCACAAAAATATAGAAATAATAATGGTTGGTGGAAATCTGTTTCAAAAAATTATGACTAATGTGGGAAATTTGGCAGTAGAGCAAGTAAAAGAATATTATCCAGATATTTGTTTTATGGGAGCTTATGCAATTCATCCGTTAATGGGGATAACAAGCCCTTATGAAAAGGAAGTAAGTGTAAAACGTCAGTTTATAAAGTCTTCAAGCAGAGTTGTGACGTTAATTATACCAAATAAATTTAATGTAATAATGCCTTATAAAGTGTGTGATATGACAGATGTTACAACTATTATAACAGATAAGAGTGTATCAGCGGAGATACTGGAAGAGTATGAAAAAATAGGAATTGAATGTATTTGAGCAAGGAAGGGGGCAAATGCCTCTTTTTTTGTCTTGAAACTACTGAAAAACTATAAAAATACAAGGAGCTTAAAATTACCAGCCCCTTGCAGTAAAGAGAAAATTTATTTTAGAAGTTTATCTAAAAGGATAAATATTTATATTCTTTGTTCCGTTCTTGAAATAATATCATTTTGTGTAGTTCTGTCAAGTGTAACAAATTGTGCACAGTATCCAGCCACTCTTACGATAATATCTCTATGTTTTTCAGGTTCAACCTGTGCCTGTTTCAATGTTTTTCCTGAAATAATGTTAAATTGGATATGCCATCCTTTTGAACTTATAAATGATTTTATTACATTTACAAATTTTTCAAACTGTTCTGGAGTATTTACCAGTTCAGGTGAATATTTTTGATTCAATAATTGTCCACCTGTAATCATTAAAGTTGGCAATTTGTTTACAGAATTTAATACTGCTGTAGGGCCGTTTGTGTCAGTTCCCTGAGTTGGAGAACCACCTTCGGC from the Leptotrichia trevisanii DSM 22070 genome contains:
- a CDS encoding PTS transporter subunit IIABC produces the protein MKKNKKENQIFLTLQTIGRAFFLPVSILPVAGLLLGLGASFTNPKTIAFYHLDGLLAQGTPMNYVLTVMNNVGLAVFANLPLIFAMAVALGMAKKEKGVAVLSSGLSFIIMHTTIKTLLVFSGKILPDGTVSEKVLDGAISSVLGIQTLEMGVFGGIVVGLGVAFLHNRFYKTKLPAAISFFSGVRFVPIICTFAYIVVGFISFAIWPVIQQGIFSIGRVVTGSGDIGIFIFGFMERILIPFGLHHIWYIPFWQTGLGGSAMIDGTMVSGAQNIFFAELVSPNTTRFSIDAAKFMTGKYSFMMGGLPGAALAMYHCAKPNKKKIVGGLLLSAALTSFLTGITEPIEFTFLFVAPFVFVVHCIFAGISFALMRILDIAIGTTFSCGLIDFTLYGILPGSSKTHWVRLLPIFVIYFVLYYFFFKFVIQKWNLKTPGREDDDEDTKLYTKDDYNTMRDSRKQGAITEDTVSQAIIDGLGGLDNFGDVTCCATRLRMRVNNMDLVNEAALKRTGAMGVIKKGSGIQVVYGPTVSVIKSNLTEYIEKIKEHGMEASFAEEKPGRNIDLNVLNLSEEGVNENYESLEAINQIIAPYKGKIYDIENIGDKIFNTKVLGDGFAIEIEGDKIIAPTDGTVVNVYTTEHAFIIQDKFGHNILIHVGLGTAGLNGEGIKLFKKIGDTVRKGEKIGTLDRNAITKAGISLISPVTFLNVDKAKYGIKVEKTGNVEAGEETIIFITKK
- a CDS encoding DeoR/GlpR family DNA-binding transcription regulator yields the protein MLKNERQDIILMKLNNKGKVVVGELAIDLSVSEDTIRRDLAEMDTKGLLKRVFGGALPLNRYALNYTERQNFEPELKYELALKGVNLLKDGQLVAIDGSTTNLQLAKAIPVNLSLTVITNSLAIASELCNHKNIEIIMVGGNLFQKIMTNVGNLAVEQVKEYYPDICFMGAYAIHPLMGITSPYEKEVSVKRQFIKSSSRVVTLIIPNKFNVIMPYKVCDMTDVTTIITDKSVSAEILEEYEKIGIECI